The DNA window tctttaaatttaaaagttaaaaatttatCTGCACGTGTAGTTCCAACAATAACAATGCGGTATGTTGTTCAGTGTGACCGAGCAGCAGACTAAAAAATGCTTCAGATTCGTAacgtttattattatttaatagcTCATTACTGTTccaaattattgaaaaataaaatttaattcaattgaaTTAACAATGGCACCcagtttcattaaaaaaaaattaaattatgaaatattgacccatttttggtattttaaaGCTTCCTATCAGACAAAACAGTTCTGGAAAACGGCAGTGCTACCTAGAGCCCACTACGGTCACACTAATAGCAGACGTCACAAACGAgtacttttgttttgttttgtggatAAAATTTTGAGTTTGCGGGGCCCGAGAGCGTGGATAGCACCACAAACGACGGCAGCATGGCGAGTGCAACAAGTATTAGCAGCGCGGCTACTACAGCCTCAGGAGCACCGCCGGCATTGACGGCAGAAAAGTGGGGATTTCCTCTGCAGGAACTATATCGCCTGGCGTTCGCCTTCTACAAGCGTATTTATAAGAAGATCTTTCCAAATATGACTGTTATAAGACCCCTATCTTTGCAGAGAATTCCGGCAAGGCGATCCACCTGTCCTACGAGGACAACCTGAAGTTAATAGCCTTCAAGCAACAAGCGGCACTGGGACCTTTCAACACGAGCCGGGCGCCTGCTCTGGGCGTCTTGGATGTGATCGGCCGAGACCGCCAACAGCACTGGCAGCTGCTGGGTGAGATAACACGGGAGCAGGCCATGGAGGGGTTCGTTGATCTGCTAGACACCATGTGCAGCGCCTTCCGGCCCTACATCGAGGCAGTACGACAGGACCGGGACGAAACGTTGCGCAAGGACCTGAAGCGCATGGAATTGGAAAAGGAGGCACGGGAGCGAAAGGAGCGCGCACAGCAGGAACTGCTCGAAGAGGGCTACAAGGAGGAACTGCAACGGCGACAGCTACAGGACGCTCTCAATAAGCAGACGTACCAACAGTTTAAGGTATTTGATTGATTTTTTGTCTCTGGTGCTCCCCACCCCTGGGAGGTCACTCCACCTGTTGTTGTTATACTTAATAATGCATGGTAATTGCTGGCCTTGGCGGTGTCTCGTCTATTCGAAAAAGGGTCACGACCCATTTTTAGTCTAATTGCCCCATACCCTTTAATTTACGTTCTGTCCTTATTCCACTTCCAGCTGTATGCCGAGAAACAGTTCCCGGGCAATCCGGAGCAGCAGGCTGTGCTTATCCACCAACTGCAGCGCGAACACTACCACCAGTATATGCAGCAGCTCCACTTgcagaaccagaaccaaaatcaaaaccaCAGCCACCACCAAAGTATGGAGGAGAAGGTAGCTCAGTCGGAGGAGGATAACTCCAccagtaacaacaacaacggaaGTGCCGAGCTTGTTAACGCCATGGACGGCCTGAAGCTGGGTGAACTGGACGCACAGTCATCGTTGGACGAGCAAAACCTGATGGAGGAACACGGAGGCGAGCAGGAGCAGCACCATCAGCAGCAGGGTGGCGATGGCGATTACGACGACTATGTTATGATCCGCCCGGCTAAGATCTGGACACGGCCCGACATCGAGCAGTTCAAGACTGAGGTGTCCGCCGGTGATGGTGACGGTGTCATCACCATTGGACACGGCGATACCGTAACGGTGGGTCATGCTTAATACTACTTAGCTCTGGTTCTTAACAACGAAATCTACCGTCGCTTTGCAGGTTCGCGTCCCCACCAATATGAACGGGAAGTGCATTTTCTGGGAGTTTGCCACGGACAGCTATGACATCGGTTTCGGCATCTATTTCGAGTGGGCCAAGCCGGTGACCAACGAGGTGACCGTGCATGTGAGCGACAGCGACGAGGATGAGGACTGCGTGGACGAGGACTATCTCTCCACGACCGAGGACCTGGAGTCGGGCTCCATTGGGCAGGATCGGGGAGGGATGGGCAGCCCGACCGCGGCGCCTAAGGCGCCCATCTCCATCATTGTACCAATTTACCGACGCGAGTGCTACAACGAGGTCTATGTGGGCTCCCACTCGTATCCGGGCGAGGGTGTCTACCTGCTAAAGTTCGACAACAGCTACAGCATTTGGCGTTCCAAGACGCTGTACTATCGCGTCTACTACGAACGCTAAGCGGCCAAACTTCATTAATATCCTTACTAAATACTAACCTAGAAAATTCCTATATCTGTGTATGATCCGGCTATAGTGCAAGACCGAAGCTGCAATCGAAATCCCCCCAAGGAGGTAGTACAGGTGTGTGGGTATGTTGCTTGGAAGCAACCGTGCAACAGTTTCCGATgagaaaaacaaacttttgCAAATCGCCTCGCGCCGATTTTTTATAAaccaatatttattatttagttttaaactGACGAAAGACGTGtccaaaattatatttgaaaataaacttaaaataacAAAGACATACCCAACTGTAAACGAGAGgtctttacattttttatttttttcatttgaagGTTGAACGTGAAGGTGGTTTATAATGATAATTTGTTCCAGTAACATGGTTAAAGAAGTTAAAGATGTAAAGTGTATCTTATAAATCTATTTTAGCCATTTCGGTGAATTCAGTTATTGTGCTGTAATTTTCAATTGGTTCTTGAGTAAAAAATGGATAAGCAGGAGCGGGAAATTCCTGCgaatattttcatgttttgaacattttaaaataaagtgaTATGGGTTCTATGGTGTTGGAGTTGCAATCACAGGTGGGGTTGtcataaacttttaaattgtAGAGggtgtgtttttttaaaagcatAACCTCTGAGGATTTTATTAATTAGATTAATCCGTAATCTGTTACGATTTCAGTGTTTAGAGTGAACCATGATTTGAGTGTAATATATGGAAATAAAAGACAGTATCCTCTGTTCCTTTTTAGACAAAAGGTATTATATTCACGCTCccatttagttttaattatataaaaatgtgAGTGATAGAATCGTTGATTGATTATATTAGATAATTATCTAATATTTATACAAGTTCCCAAGCTTTTGGCGTTCTTAGCGGCAGTGTCAGCTATTCCATTtcctttaatattaatatgacTCGGCACATGATGAAAATGAAGAAGAAAGTGAAGAAAACTTCTTACTGGCTTAAAAACTTTTCGTGGCGTTGCTGTTAAAATGATAAAAAGAACTCCCAGTGAAATCATCTATAACAGATCCATTAGtgttaatattttcaaatcaCTTGTCCACCACGTCAGTGTCCATTTTATTTTGGCAAGAACCCTTAAAAAATTCAGTATCAATTGTTAAAGATCGAGGCTTACAAAAGGAGGAACATACATAAGCTAAGGAATCGTAAATTACTTTAACGTAAATATCTCTCAGATCATAATTGCGggatattaatttaattttccagACATTTGACTGCATATCTCCTTAGACCATTTAGTACCATGATTTTTTCACTATCACCCCTTCGTACCACTAAAAGTTGtgaaaactgaaaataaaataataataataaataataatataataataaataataaaaaataataattattattattaataataataataataataattcttttttttctatggAAGATTTTTTAGTTCTTGTTGAAAGTTGTAGAGCaaccatattttaattttggattAAAGGAAAAGGCCAAAAGCATTTTATTGAAGTTGTTATagttttttaagcttttttatttttattaattaggAACTTTGAATGATTTTCTGAACCATGCTTGCAAAGAGATACATTTTTATCGTGGAAATGGTCCAAATGTGTAATCCTTAAAGCAAATCCATGCCGAATTCGCTATTGTaattgaaaaatcaaaatctgaaGCTTTAGGATCACGTATCTTTTAATATACAAAATCTTCATATTCCGTTTTTTCCGGGTACTAATATAAAGGTACTAAATGGTACCAGTATATATACTCTAATGAGATATGCAGTAAAATATCAAGAAAATCTAAAACAGCGCGAAATCATGAATTGattgatatttaaaaaaaaaaattaaacacaataattacacagtgcgacagtgatttcgaacttttgaagagacctagtaggaattgttcattaggtcgagtaagTGTAAAgccgtgtttgaaatttttctaacaccctgaaaatcttgatttatttaaatcgcgctagtaaaattgcactgacttgtttcGTTATAacaaagcgttataacttcaacaattttcataatttctgcGTTTTGCTGTAGCTTGTATTTTTGGCGTAGAAGTTGTTTTTAAGGAAAGGCAGATGGGAGGTTATAGGTGAAAATTTTAGCTAATTCCTTAGCCGTAGCATATCTTATTTTATAGGCAGGGCGAATAATCCTGCTGGTGAATAATACTATGTCCCTGACAAAAATCGTGAGGTAACGAGGGCTTTCAAAAGGGTAAGAGCTTTTCTGGGGTGTATACCGAAACAGAACCCACTAaccatatttaaaaacatagtTGTTTTATTGGCCTTAGCCAGTGTGTGTTCAACATGGTTGAAAGAGAACTAATGGTTTCtttctaaataaataacatGGTCATAGTACTAATGGTTTCtttctaaataaataacatGGTCATTTTAACCTGGATTATTGCACATAATATTTAGAGAACTTCTTCTATTGTTAAAATGTATCACAGATGATTTAATAGTGTTGATAGGGGTAGAATAGGGTGATTTTACGGGtacgattttaaattttcttcatGTATCCAGTATTTTGGCTttactaaaaatattatttaatatggaaaaaaaactttgaaTTCGCTTGGGAGGTAAAGATCGAAATATACTGTGAGAAATATTATCTAATCCTCTTGAAGAACTTGGGTTTCGAGTCTTGAGAAAGTCTAAAACTTCATCAGGAGAAAAGTATTTTTGTTTATGGTTTCAAGTTCAAATTGAAGAAACTTAGCTGTTATAATTTGCTGTAAAAAATTGTATGGTCCTGGTCGTCAAAAAGCTTAGGCGTGGGTTTAGATTTTAGCGGCTTGAGGGTTAGAGAGCAAGTCAACAAGAAGATTCGTGTTTTTTTAACGGACTTTATAGAAATAGTTATTTGTAGTTTTTATTTGACTCTATttggttttataaaatttttgccTGCATGCATTCCTATTGTTTTCATTgagaaaaatagttttttttaattataacaaGGGACTGTCAAGGGAGCTTATATAAATTTTGGAAAAGtcttcaataatttttttcgctAATGTTCTATGTAGGGTGATAGTGGAagggaaattaattaattcaattaattttggaAAGTGGTTACTGTTGGATATTTTGGAGTTTGCAGTAGTCCAGTTAGGATAAAgggaatttttattaataaaggATACACCAGGAGCTAAACTATAAGCAGGGTTAGTTAGAATAGGTGTGAGAACCATggataatacaaaaaaaaacctgtggATAAAAGTACTTCCACCACTGCCTGAACTTTGTTGTCCTGCGTGAAAAGAATATCCCTACGCCCTAAGAttacaaatttcaattttttaagatCGATTTCTGTGTTGGCTTTGGCTATAATATCCTTTAGGGATTCGAGAAAAGATCTGGTATTACATGAGTTGTTcgaattgtttattaaaagGAAGGAGGAAATCTCCGAAGCAATGTTTATTAGGCTGTTTTCAACTGTTTCCAAGGCTTGCTGAAGGTGTGAAAGTGTCAGAATCAGACCCATCCAAGTGTCAGGATGCAAATGGGGTAATGGGGatctttaacaatttttttccagTTTGCCATCGTCTCTTGCGACTTTCTACCTTCGATTGATCTGTTTTTATAATAAGCTATTTTTTTGTAGGATAGatatttgtgaatcgattcagCAGATAATTTAGTTTTGTCCTGGATTGCGGAATTTAATCCAAATTTAATTCTAGGGCGTTGATTGGTTCGCGGTTCTCTCTAATATTGACACCGTTAGTGATTTTGTCGATgtaaacaatataaatatatatacaaatataaatatataaatatatataattatgtatgtatggacCTTTGTGATTGCTTTGATAACTTAAGCGGTACATGCGTTGTGTTAGAGGAACTGCCGTTGTCATTGTATATGGGGTTTGGGGTTGATGACATTTGAATCCTGGTCATTGATCTTTGTCTGCTGTAAGTCGGTAGCGTTACATTTCTCAGGTTCTAAGATGTCCATTTTTTCAGAACTTTTTTAGTTATTTCTGGTtcatttgttttcctttttttttaattttcggaATGTACCCCCGTCATAATAATTTTTCCCACTTTTCTAAAACTTCTGAAACTCTGATGCAGTATCttcaattttgttttatgttgctttttatacccttgcagagggtattataattttgtccaaaagtgtgcaacgcagtgaaggagacatctccgaccctataaagtatatatattcttgatcaggatcacctcctgagttgatatgagcatgtccgtctgtccgtctgtccgtctgtctgtttctacgcgaactagtctctcagttttaaagctatcgtcttgaaactttgcacacacccttctttcctttgcacgcagtatataagtcggaacgaccgggatcggccgactatatcctatagctgccatataactgattgatcggaaatggtataactttggtgtttttagagttagagagttcaaatttgacatgagtgctatttttggcaaaactttacgacatgccaaatttcataaggatcggccgactatatcttatagctgccatataactgaacgatcggaaatgacccaactttcgttttttgaagatagaatgctgaaatttaatacagattctatttttggtcagttgatccaacgtaccaaatttcataaggatcggccgactatatcctatagctgccatataactgaacgatcggaaatgacccaactttcgtgtttttgaagatagaaagctggaacttggtacagattaaattttgatccatcctaccaaatttcataaggatcggccaactatatccgatgtttgcgatatatatccggttttagctgcaagggtatataaacttcggctccgcccgaagttagctttcctttcttgttaattttattttaggaatacaagataaaaaattatatacaattCATCTAAATAATTGGTATATTACAGTCGAGTCAATGCAGAATACAGTTTCTTTTGGTATTTACACGAGATCTCTCAATGATGACAAGGTCATACTGCCTACCGGTGCTTTTAAACACTGGTCATTATGTTCAGGTGTTCCATAGGAAGGTCTTCTGACTTTGTAAAAGCAATTGGAAATGGGACCCGACTGGGACTGCAATGCAGTGCACGTAGTGTTAGCTATGTCTTGGGCATTGAGACCTCCTGCGACGACACGGGAATAGCCATTGTGGACACCTCCGGCAACGTGAAAGCAAATGTTCTGGAGTCCCAACAAGAATTTCACACACGGTAAGGTTTCTTTTCCGCCTTATAGAGAAAACCCCATTAAATCCTTTCATTTCAGCTATGGCGGAATTATCCCACCTCGAGCGCAGGATTTGCACCGCGCTCGCATCCAATCTGCTTACCAACGCTGCTTGGAGGAAGCCAATTTACACCCGGAGGAACTGGCTGCCATAGCGGTGACTACGCGTCCAGGACTGCCGCTCAGTTTGCTCGTGGGCCTTCGTTTCGCCCGGCAGTTGGCCCGCCGGCTGCAAAAGCCCTTGCTGCCCGTCCACCACATGGAGGCGCATGCTTTGCAGGCGCGTATGGAGCACCCCGATGCCATACCGTTCCCCTTTCTGTGTCTTCTCGTAAGCGGTGGCCACTGCCAGCTGGCGATGGTGCACGGTCCCGGCCGATTGACGCTGCTTGGCCAGACGTTAGACGATGCACCCGGTGAGGCCTTTGACAAGATAGCCCGTCGTTTGCGTCTGTACATCCTGCCCGAGTACCGGCTGTGGAACGGTGGCAGGGCTATCGAACATGCCGCCCGCCTGTCCAGAAATCCCTTGGCCTACGAGTTCCCCCTGCCGCTGTCCCAGCAACGCAATTGTAATTTCAGTTTCGCCGGGATAAAGAATAACTCATTTCGGGCTATCCGGAAGCAGGAGCGCACGGAGCGAATGCCTCCCGATGGAATCATTAGTAACTACGGCGATTTTTGTGCCGGACTGCTGCGGGCAGTCAGTCGTCATCTGATGCACAGAACGCAACGTGCCCTGGAGTATTGCCTGCAGCCACAAGTTGGTTTTTTTGGTGATAGCCAACCAACTTTGGTCGTATCCGGAGGTGTGGCGAACAATGATACCATCTTTGCGAATATTCAGCATCTGGCGGGGCAGTACGGATGTCGCAGTTTCCGCCCCTCGAAGCGTTATTGCTCCGACAACGGCGTAATGATTGCTTGGCACGGAGTAGAGCAGTTGCTTCAGGATGGGGACTCCAGCCTACGCTTCGACTACGACAAGGTTGATATCCAAGGCAGTGCTGGATTTGCCGCATCGTGTGAGGACAAAGTCGCAGAGGCTGCCATCAAGTGCAAGTGGATACAGCCATTGGCATAAATGTACAAAAGCAACTcacaaaaaacctaaaaacagTTTTCTGAGAAATCTGAGTAAATTAAGATTATAGATACAGCTTTAAGATTGCATTTATTCAGTTTCATTGATGCACAGtgtatcataaaatattttcaaattgtAGCTTTTTGTCCGTTAAAAAAGGTCTAAAGGTCTATTTCAAATATTGAGCAAGGACTCAAACCATATCAAGGTTTTGCCACACTCTTATCGATAATTTTCTGTATCATTACTGTGTATAAAATTactgttttcaatatttaattttaaaaatag is part of the Drosophila bipectinata strain 14024-0381.07 chromosome XL, DbipHiC1v2, whole genome shotgun sequence genome and encodes:
- the LOC108127852 gene encoding Golgi resident protein GCP60, which codes for MASATSISSAATTASGAPPALTAEKWGFPLQELYRLAFAFYKQNSGKAIHLSYEDNLKLIAFKQQAALGPFNTSRAPALGVLDVIGRDRQQHWQLLGEITREQAMEGFVDLLDTMCSAFRPYIEAVRQDRDETLRKDLKRMELEKEARERKERAQQELLEEGYKEELQRRQLQDALNKQTYQQFKLYAEKQFPGNPEQQAVLIHQLQREHYHQYMQQLHLQNQNQNQNHSHHQSMEEKVAQSEEDNSTSNNNNGSAELVNAMDGLKLGELDAQSSLDEQNLMEEHGGEQEQHHQQQGGDGDYDDYVMIRPAKIWTRPDIEQFKTEVSAGDGDGVITIGHGDTVTVRVPTNMNGKCIFWEFATDSYDIGFGIYFEWAKPVTNEVTVHVSDSDEDEDCVDEDYLSTTEDLESGSIGQDRGGMGSPTAAPKAPISIIVPIYRRECYNEVYVGSHSYPGEGVYLLKFDNSYSIWRSKTLYYRVYYER
- the Tcs4 gene encoding probable tRNA N6-adenosine threonylcarbamoyltransferase, mitochondrial yields the protein MFRCSIGRSSDFVKAIGNGTRLGLQCSARSVSYVLGIETSCDDTGIAIVDTSGNVKANVLESQQEFHTRYGGIIPPRAQDLHRARIQSAYQRCLEEANLHPEELAAIAVTTRPGLPLSLLVGLRFARQLARRLQKPLLPVHHMEAHALQARMEHPDAIPFPFLCLLVSGGHCQLAMVHGPGRLTLLGQTLDDAPGEAFDKIARRLRLYILPEYRLWNGGRAIEHAARLSRNPLAYEFPLPLSQQRNCNFSFAGIKNNSFRAIRKQERTERMPPDGIISNYGDFCAGLLRAVSRHLMHRTQRALEYCLQPQVGFFGDSQPTLVVSGGVANNDTIFANIQHLAGQYGCRSFRPSKRYCSDNGVMIAWHGVEQLLQDGDSSLRFDYDKVDIQGSAGFAASCEDKVAEAAIKCKWIQPLA